The DNA region TCGAGTGCATAAGTTAGGTTTAAAAATTGAATGAGGTTGTATTTAGGTTGGGCCGCCTGATAATGGTTGTACTTCTCTAAATTCCCCTTGGCTAACCAGTTCACAGCGAGTTCAGCACGAAAACTATTGTCTTCTTTTTCGGCTAACTGTGCCTTATTTTCATTGTAATATTTATCCTGGTCTTCAACTTTTTCAATCATCATAAAGTCTTGAAGGCCATATTTTTTTACGGGTGTCTGCTGCGCCCAGGCTGAGCCGGAAATCAACAGCAATAAGATTAGTTTTCTCATAAGTGTTATTTTTAAAAGCTAAATGCTATTGTAACAGCATTTAGCTTAGGTTATTTAATTGTTATGGATTTTCCTGTAGACCTTGACTCGTTCCCAACACAACTTCTCCAAATTTTAGTGCAAATCTTTCTGGTTTTAGGATATAACTTTGTGCTAAAGTTCCATTTTCATTAAATGTTTTATGGGTATATTTGACGTGATCTCTATATATAGGATCTTGAGATAAACGGCGCATATCTAACCATCTACTCCCAGAGAAGAAGAGTTCACGAATGCGTTCATCAAGGATAAACCTCACTAGCGCTTGTTGATTTCCCGCAATGCCAGCAGGCACAGGAGCCGCTGCTGCGGAGGTTCTTTTTACGCGCAATGCCTGCACATCCTGCACAGCTCCGGCGAGGTCATTTGTACGAGCCCTTGCTTCAGCACGCATCAAATATAAATCGGGCAAAGTAGGCCCAACATCATCTGTAAATGTAAATAGAGGCCTTCTCATACCCCTGGGATATATAGCCGTTTCATTAAAATCATAGACATCGGACTTATACAAACGCCTATCTGATGAATCAAATAGATTAACCGTTTCTTCTGAAAGCACGTAGGTATCAGGTGCGCTAAAGGTAATCTTAATGGCATCAATGTTAAAAATGGTTTCTGTATCATTGATGACCTGAGGTTTATTTGCGGAATAACCAAATCCGGTATGGGGAAGCCATGACTGGGCCCCTCCTGCAGGATTTAAAACTACGTTATAATCATACAAGCCAAGTGGAATATTAGCTTTCTGAATTTCCAAAAAAGCCAGGTCAAGGTTAGTCTTTGCCTCAGTATAATTATTCATGGCAAAATAAATACGCGCCAAAAAAACATACGCAGTGAGCTTACTGATTTTACGACGGTGGGTCAACACGCCTAAATTTGGTATCGATTCCGTGATATCTTTGATCATCAGGTCGTAGTTTTCCTTCTGACTCAGACGTACAAAATTTGTCTGATTTACATCAGATTTGGTAATGTCTGGGATACCAAGATCTGTGGCAGCAGTAACTGCATTATAAGGTTTCGAATAATCACTTAAGAACATAAAATTACAGATTGCCCTCAGCACTCTGGCTTCTGACCTGACAGCCATCTTTTGGGCCTCAGTGCCACCTTCAGAATCCATTACATTATTGATAACCTTATTAAAGACATAAAGTCTCCTGATGTAAATGGCTTCATTTGAAGATGCAGAACTGAATTCGTCAGGGGTAGCCCCCGCATCATAAATTCGATCTGCGTACTTAAACAGACGTTGCATCCGTGTTGGCAGTTCATTAAAAAAAGGCTCCATTGCTGCCATCTCATCGCCCATGTAAATATTTGCAGGCAAAAAGGTCTGAATATTCGAAATATTCAATACCTGTTCATAGTCATTTGTTGTCTTCAAGACCTTTTGTCCCTTTGGCACTATTTCCAGGAATTCTTTTTTACAGGAAAATTGGAACAATAACACCAGGGCAAAAGCAGAACCCAGCATATATTTTTTAAAAGTTGTCATAACTTGTCATTTTAGTGTTGATGATTAAAATGTAATGTGCGCACCTAATGATATCGTCCCTTGTGCAGGCCTCACATTAGTTATCTGCGAATTGTTCCTGTTAACTTCCGGATCAAAATCTAAGTCATTGGCCGTCCATAGCAGCAGGTTGTTTACGTTAACACGGAAGGTAATTGATTGTGCATTTATCTTATTTGCTACCAATTGTGGAAGTGAGTAGCTTAAACTAATATCCCTGATCTTTAAATAATCGGCGGACAAAATTCTTGCACTTCCCAAATTGTAATAATTCAAATCTCTGGAGGCAGCAATTGTTGAATTGGCGACATATCTTGGGATGTCTGTACGAGCCTCATCACCGGGAACCTTCCAGCGCTCTAAAAATCCGCGTTGGAAATTGTTGCCATAAATCACGGCATCTGTTGCCGTATTAACCCTCGGATCACGTATGACATGACCCGCATTGAAAATCATATTTATGCCTAAGTTGAAAGCTTTATATTGGAAATTATTGCCAAAGCCACCAGACAAAGGAGCCTGGGTTACGCCCATCCTAAGAATATCAGCAGGTAAGCTTACATTCGGAGCAGAGGTAACCGTTCCATCGGCAAGTCTGATTTGAGGATCTCCTGAGGCATTTAGCCCGGCATAATTGTAAGCATACAAAGAATAAAGTGATTGACCAACGATTGAAGTTGTTCCTTGAGAAAACGATGAGCCCACCAATCCTGCTCCGGTAGTAGCCACATTATTAAGGTTCAATTTGGTTAGCTTGTTTTTATTATAGCCTAACATTAAACTGCTGCTCCAGGTAAAATTCCTTGCCCTTAAATTAACTGAATTCAAGCCTATATCTATTCCCTTGTTCTGCATGGCCCCAAAATTGCCAGTTACGCTTGCATAACCTGTTAATGGAGAAGTAAGCACAATACCAATAAGGTCGTTGGTCTTTTTCAGGTAAACATCAACCGTAGCACTTAACCGATTGTTAAGCATAGCAAAGTCTAAACCTGCGTTATAGTTTTTAGTAAGTTCCCAGGTTAATTTGTCGTTGGCAGGAGTTCTTAAAACTAAACCAGATCCATTTACGGCATTCAAATTAACCTGAGCTGCAAAGATGTCAAAAGAAGCAGCTTGTCCAGGCAACGGCACATTTCCTGTAATTCCATAGGTTAAGCGAAGATCTAAACGGTTTAACCAGTTAACCGGTTTCATGAACGCTTCGTTCCCCAAACTCCATTTTGCGCCTACGCTATATACAGGTTTGTTTTGGGCAGATTTATCAAAGCCAAAGAGATTGCCCTGATCTATCCTAAAGCTACCATTTAACGAATACTTTCTGGCAAAGGTATAAGCAGCACTGGCAACATAAGAAGTTGTTCTTACAATGGGTTGTTCTTTGATATCAGGACTAAGCGTTAATAAAGTTTGACCAGATACCGAGCCTGCTACTCCGGCTATTGTACCGGATGATAATCTAACAGCATCAACAAAATTGGAGGTTTGCGCATCCTCATCCCATCCA from Pedobacter africanus includes:
- a CDS encoding RagB/SusD family nutrient uptake outer membrane protein encodes the protein MTTFKKYMLGSAFALVLLFQFSCKKEFLEIVPKGQKVLKTTNDYEQVLNISNIQTFLPANIYMGDEMAAMEPFFNELPTRMQRLFKYADRIYDAGATPDEFSSASSNEAIYIRRLYVFNKVINNVMDSEGGTEAQKMAVRSEARVLRAICNFMFLSDYSKPYNAVTAATDLGIPDITKSDVNQTNFVRLSQKENYDLMIKDITESIPNLGVLTHRRKISKLTAYVFLARIYFAMNNYTEAKTNLDLAFLEIQKANIPLGLYDYNVVLNPAGGAQSWLPHTGFGYSANKPQVINDTETIFNIDAIKITFSAPDTYVLSEETVNLFDSSDRRLYKSDVYDFNETAIYPRGMRRPLFTFTDDVGPTLPDLYLMRAEARARTNDLAGAVQDVQALRVKRTSAAAAPVPAGIAGNQQALVRFILDERIRELFFSGSRWLDMRRLSQDPIYRDHVKYTHKTFNENGTLAQSYILKPERFALKFGEVVLGTSQGLQENP